A window of the Acidovorax sp. YS12 genome harbors these coding sequences:
- a CDS encoding CZB domain-containing protein — translation MGFFSRLFQPRPDGQPVADDWTSLPDSQASELVLMDEEAVRLMAEFDIDSAIASHERWLPWLSQALQGVPDERLRPEVVRDDNCSELGQWLHGNGRTALGHFPAFDMLMRRNRYFHQQAAMMLLHAEAGEAQLAEQAFKGCQHASRQVLLLLKELKRGLAASRRRPAALSRA, via the coding sequence ATGGGATTTTTCAGCCGCCTGTTCCAGCCCAGGCCCGATGGGCAGCCCGTGGCGGACGATTGGACCTCGCTGCCCGACAGCCAGGCCAGCGAGCTCGTCCTGATGGACGAGGAAGCGGTGCGCCTCATGGCGGAGTTCGACATCGACTCCGCCATCGCCAGCCACGAGCGCTGGCTGCCCTGGCTGTCCCAGGCGCTGCAGGGCGTGCCCGACGAGCGCCTGCGCCCCGAGGTGGTGCGCGACGACAACTGCTCCGAACTCGGCCAGTGGCTGCATGGCAACGGCCGCACCGCGCTCGGGCATTTTCCCGCCTTCGACATGCTGATGCGGCGCAACCGCTACTTCCACCAGCAGGCAGCCATGATGCTGCTGCACGCCGAGGCAGGCGAGGCGCAGCTGGCCGAGCAGGCCTTCAAGGGCTGCCAGCACGCCTCGCGCCAGGTGCTGCTGCTGCTCAAGGAGCTCAAGCGCGGCCTGGCGGCCAGCCGCCGCCGTCCGGCGGCTCTCAGTCGCGCGTGA
- a CDS encoding LLM class flavin-dependent oxidoreductase has protein sequence MTTPRRPLLSMLDLVAVREGGSVADALATALATARHAEALGFTRYWLAEHHNMPGIASSATAVLVGHIAGGTSTIRVGSGGIMLPNHAPLVVAEAFGTLAALYPGRIDLGLGRAPGTDGPTMRALRRDRAETEEDFPRDVAELQRLLGPAQPGARIVAVPGAGTNVPIWLLGSSLFSAQLAAHMGLPYAFASHFAPRLLHQALDLYRRLFQPSARLARPYAIVGVPVIAAPTDEEAQFLASSTYQRVLGILTGQRGLLQPPVEDYMAQLQAHERAAITDFLAAGVVGGPATVRAGLLALADATQADEFMLVSDMFDPQLRLRSLGITAQALA, from the coding sequence ATGACCACACCACGCCGCCCCCTTCTCTCCATGCTCGATCTGGTGGCCGTGCGCGAAGGCGGCAGCGTCGCCGACGCGCTCGCCACCGCCCTGGCCACCGCCCGCCACGCCGAGGCGCTCGGCTTCACGCGCTACTGGCTGGCGGAGCACCACAACATGCCCGGCATCGCCAGTTCCGCCACGGCGGTGCTGGTGGGGCACATCGCCGGCGGCACCTCCACCATCCGCGTCGGCTCGGGCGGCATCATGCTGCCCAACCACGCGCCGTTGGTCGTGGCCGAGGCCTTCGGCACGCTGGCCGCGCTGTATCCGGGTCGCATCGACCTGGGCCTGGGCCGCGCGCCCGGCACCGACGGGCCGACCATGCGCGCGCTGCGCCGCGACCGCGCCGAGACCGAGGAGGACTTTCCGCGCGACGTGGCCGAGCTGCAGCGCCTGCTGGGCCCGGCCCAGCCGGGCGCGCGCATCGTGGCCGTGCCCGGCGCGGGCACCAACGTGCCGATCTGGCTGCTGGGCTCCAGCCTGTTCTCGGCCCAGCTGGCCGCGCACATGGGGCTGCCCTATGCGTTCGCCTCGCACTTCGCGCCGCGCCTGCTGCACCAGGCGCTGGACCTCTACCGGCGCCTGTTCCAGCCTTCGGCGCGGCTGGCCCGGCCCTACGCCATCGTCGGCGTGCCCGTCATCGCGGCGCCCACCGACGAGGAGGCGCAGTTCCTCGCCAGCAGCACCTACCAGCGCGTGCTGGGCATCCTCACGGGCCAGCGCGGGCTGCTGCAGCCGCCGGTGGAGGACTACATGGCGCAGTTGCAGGCGCACGAGCGCGCCGCCATCACCGACTTCCTCGCTGCGGGCGTGGTCGGCGGCCCGGCCACGGTGCGCGCGGGCCTGCTGGCCCTGGCGGATGCCACGCAGGCCGACGAGTTCATGCTGGTGAGCGACATGTTCGACCCGCAGCTGCGCCTGCGCTCGCTCGGCATCACGGCCCAGGCGCTGGCGTGA
- the gspF gene encoding type II secretion system inner membrane protein GspF, producing MPAFSFEALDAQGQSRKGTIEADTARAARSLLRAQALVPLAVEPVAVAPAGSASAWGQRLFTRPVFNATGLAVWTRQLAGLVASGLPLERALTALADEAEDERQHHLVAALRAEVNAGSTFARALTQHPREFSDIYCAVIGAGEASGSLGLVLERLADDLEERQQLRAKIIGAALYPAIVTVVAVVIVLFLVGYVVPQVAGVFAGTKRALPFLTVAMMAVSDTVRHYGWLMLIALVLIAAGARLALAQPHLRLKFDAAWLRLPLVGRLARGYNAARFAGTLAMLAGAGVPILKALQSAAETLNNRALRADALDALVLVREGAPLASALAQKKRFPGLVAMFARLGEQTGQLPLMLQRAANQLSAEVQRRAMQLATLLEPLLIVTMGLVVMLIVLAVLLPIIQLNQLVK from the coding sequence ATGCCCGCGTTTTCGTTTGAAGCCCTGGACGCCCAGGGCCAGTCCCGCAAGGGCACCATCGAGGCCGACACCGCCCGCGCCGCCCGCAGCCTGCTGCGCGCCCAGGCGCTGGTGCCGCTGGCCGTGGAACCCGTGGCCGTCGCGCCTGCGGGCAGCGCCTCGGCGTGGGGCCAGCGCCTGTTCACGCGCCCGGTGTTCAATGCCACGGGCCTGGCGGTGTGGACGCGCCAGCTCGCCGGCCTGGTGGCTTCGGGCCTGCCGCTGGAGCGTGCGCTCACCGCGCTGGCCGACGAGGCCGAGGATGAGCGCCAGCACCACCTGGTGGCGGCCCTGCGCGCCGAGGTGAACGCGGGCTCCACCTTCGCGCGCGCACTGACGCAGCACCCGCGCGAGTTCTCTGATATCTATTGCGCCGTGATCGGCGCGGGCGAGGCCAGCGGCAGCCTGGGCCTGGTGCTGGAGCGCCTGGCCGACGACCTGGAGGAGCGCCAGCAGCTGCGCGCCAAGATCATCGGCGCGGCGCTGTACCCGGCCATCGTCACCGTGGTGGCGGTGGTCATCGTGCTGTTCCTGGTGGGCTACGTGGTGCCGCAGGTGGCCGGCGTGTTCGCGGGCACCAAGCGCGCCCTGCCCTTCCTCACCGTGGCCATGATGGCCGTGAGCGACACCGTGCGCCACTACGGCTGGCTGATGCTTATCGCTCTGGTATTGATAGCTGCTGGCGCAAGGCTGGCGCTGGCCCAGCCGCATTTGCGCCTGAAATTCGACGCCGCCTGGCTGCGCCTGCCGCTGGTCGGGCGCCTGGCGCGGGGCTACAACGCGGCGCGCTTCGCCGGCACGCTGGCGATGCTCGCGGGCGCCGGGGTGCCCATCCTCAAGGCGCTGCAGTCCGCCGCCGAGACGCTGAACAACCGCGCGCTGCGCGCCGACGCGCTCGATGCGCTGGTGCTGGTGCGCGAGGGCGCGCCGCTGGCCTCGGCACTGGCGCAAAAGAAGCGCTTTCCCGGCCTGGTCGCCATGTTCGCCCGGCTGGGCGAGCAGACGGGCCAGCTGCCGCTGATGCTGCAGCGCGCGGCCAACCAGCTCAGCGCCGAGGTGCAGCGCCGCGCCATGCAGCTGGCCACGCTGCTGGAGCCGCTGCTCATCGTCACCATGGGGCTGGTGGTCATGCTCATCGTGCTGGCGGTGCTGCTGCCCATCATCCAGTTGAACCAGCTGGTGAAGTAA
- a CDS encoding ammonium transporter — MEALKQGMDALFILLGAVMVLAMHAGFAFLELGTVRRKNQVNALVKILVDFSVSTVVYFTVGYAVAYGTGFFVGAGQLAAHNGYALVKFFFLLTFAAAIPAIISGGIAERAKFWPQLVATAVIVGFVYPFFEGIAWNQHFGVQAGIQALTGAEFHDFAGSVVVHAVGGWIALGAVLLLGARRNRYRQGGAMSAHPPSSIPFLALGAWILTVGWFGFNVMSAQTLDKISGLVAVNSLMAMVGGTLAALLLGKNDPGFVHNGPLAGLVAVCAGSDLMHPLGALVVGGVAGAIFVAMFTLTQNKWKIDDVLGVWPLHGLCGAWGGVAAGIFGAQALGGLGGVSLGAQLIGTAMGVLWAAAGGAVVYGALKATVGLRLSQEEEFDGADLSIHRISATPEREANW, encoded by the coding sequence ATGGAAGCACTGAAACAGGGCATGGATGCCCTGTTCATTTTGTTGGGGGCCGTCATGGTCCTGGCCATGCACGCGGGCTTTGCGTTCCTGGAGCTAGGGACCGTGCGGCGCAAGAACCAGGTCAACGCCCTGGTGAAGATCCTGGTCGATTTCTCGGTCTCCACCGTCGTGTACTTCACGGTGGGCTACGCCGTGGCCTATGGCACGGGCTTCTTCGTGGGCGCCGGGCAGCTGGCGGCGCACAACGGCTATGCGCTGGTCAAGTTCTTCTTCCTGCTGACCTTTGCCGCCGCCATTCCAGCCATCATCTCGGGCGGCATTGCCGAGCGGGCCAAGTTCTGGCCGCAACTGGTGGCCACGGCGGTGATCGTCGGCTTCGTCTACCCGTTCTTCGAGGGCATCGCCTGGAACCAGCATTTCGGCGTGCAGGCCGGCATCCAGGCGCTGACGGGCGCGGAGTTCCACGACTTCGCGGGCAGCGTGGTGGTGCATGCCGTGGGCGGCTGGATCGCCCTGGGCGCCGTGCTGCTGCTGGGCGCGCGCCGCAACCGCTACCGGCAGGGCGGCGCCATGTCGGCCCACCCGCCGTCCAGCATCCCCTTTCTGGCGCTGGGCGCCTGGATTCTCACCGTGGGCTGGTTCGGCTTCAACGTGATGAGCGCGCAGACGCTGGACAAGATCTCCGGCCTGGTGGCGGTGAATTCGCTCATGGCCATGGTGGGCGGCACGCTCGCCGCCCTGCTGCTGGGCAAGAACGACCCGGGCTTCGTGCACAACGGCCCGCTGGCCGGCCTGGTGGCCGTGTGCGCGGGCTCGGACCTGATGCACCCGCTGGGCGCCCTGGTGGTGGGCGGGGTGGCGGGCGCGATCTTCGTGGCCATGTTCACCCTGACGCAGAACAAGTGGAAGATCGACGACGTGCTGGGCGTGTGGCCGCTGCACGGCCTGTGCGGCGCCTGGGGCGGCGTGGCCGCCGGCATCTTCGGCGCCCAGGCCCTGGGCGGGCTGGGCGGGGTGAGCCTGGGCGCCCAGCTCATCGGCACCGCGATGGGCGTGCTCTGGGCCGCGGCGGGCGGGGCCGTGGTCTACGGCGCGCTCAAGGCCACCGTGGGGCTGCGCCTGAGCCAGGAGGAGGAATTCGACGGCGCCGACCTGTCGATCCACCGCATCAGCGCCACGCCGGAGCGCGAAGCCAACTGGTGA
- a CDS encoding DUF1854 domain-containing protein, with the protein MHTPPPFTLQRNAHGRLELVLEGSTLPEEVTPVRAFPIAAPDEGLSLVGGDGHELLWVPRLAQLPAEARALVEEELAVREFVPVIEKIHGVSSFSVPSTWELQTDRGPARLQLKAEEDIRRLQGRTHLLIASADGVQYRVRDVAALDKHSRKLLERFL; encoded by the coding sequence ATGCATACTCCTCCCCCATTCACCTTGCAGCGCAATGCCCACGGGCGCCTGGAGCTGGTACTGGAGGGCAGTACCCTGCCCGAAGAAGTCACGCCGGTGCGCGCTTTCCCCATCGCCGCGCCGGACGAAGGCCTGTCGCTGGTCGGCGGCGACGGCCACGAACTGCTGTGGGTGCCGCGCCTGGCGCAGTTGCCCGCCGAGGCCCGTGCCCTGGTCGAGGAAGAGCTGGCCGTGCGCGAATTCGTGCCGGTGATCGAGAAGATCCACGGCGTGTCGAGCTTCTCCGTGCCCAGCACCTGGGAGCTGCAGACCGACCGCGGCCCCGCGCGCCTGCAGCTCAAGGCCGAGGAAGACATCCGCCGCTTGCAGGGGCGCACGCACCTGCTCATCGCCAGCGCCGACGGCGTGCAGTACCGCGTGCGCGACGTCGCGGCCCTGGACAAGCATTCGCGCAAATTGCTGGAGCGTTTCCTGTAA
- a CDS encoding ABC transporter ATP-binding protein: MQHHHSVDASGVFQGLSETGLGAELRAQLSTQENVQAALAVDLCGALRFGSGLVALTSERLLARAPGESAWQSWPLRPGMVLRMLDHGGVGTLELHDASQRLQLWRFTLGAQAQALRLVQRFEQQVERLGNASAALVLPEDEALCPACPVCHAPLPPDSEDCPACARAQQPPTSTWVLLRLWRFARPYKKQLAAGFALTLASTAASLVPPYMTIPLMDDILIPYQSGQQISASLVAMYLGGLLLAALLAWGLGWARTYILALVSERIGADLRTTTYEHLMRLSLDYFGSKRTGDLMARIGSETDRINVFLSLNALDFITDVLMICMTAAILFSINPWLALVTLVPLPFIAWLIHNVRDRLRTGFERIDRVWSEVTNVLADTIPGIRVVKAFAQEKREAQRFRAANQHNLEVNDRLNKTWSLFSPTVSLMTEIGLLVVWGFGIWLVAHNQITVGVLAAFIAYIGRFYTRLDSMSRIVSVTQKAAAGAKRIFDILDHVSNVPDPAHPVKVDGVQGAIEMRDIGFRYGSRTVVRNLSLQIRPGEMIGLVGHSGSGKSTLVNLISRFYDVSDGAILVDGVDIRRMAVADFRRHIGLVLQEPFLFFGTVAENIAYGKPEATREEIVAAARAAHAHEFILRLPHGYDSLVGERGQGLSGGERQRISIARALLIDPRILILDEATSAVDTETEKEIQKALDNLVKGRTTIAIAHRLSTLRKADRLVVMDRGEIVEVGPHDELMEKQGAYWRLYEAQARRAEEDAQAAGILPPSHSAHPAGKL; the protein is encoded by the coding sequence ATGCAACATCACCATTCAGTGGACGCCTCGGGTGTCTTTCAGGGGCTGTCGGAAACCGGGCTGGGCGCCGAATTGCGCGCCCAGCTCTCTACCCAGGAGAACGTCCAGGCCGCCCTGGCGGTTGACCTCTGCGGCGCACTGCGGTTCGGCAGCGGCCTGGTGGCCCTCACTTCCGAGCGTTTGCTGGCGCGTGCCCCGGGGGAATCGGCATGGCAGAGCTGGCCGCTGCGCCCCGGCATGGTGCTGCGCATGCTCGACCATGGCGGCGTTGGCACGCTGGAGCTGCACGACGCCAGCCAGCGCCTGCAACTGTGGCGCTTCACGCTGGGCGCGCAGGCCCAGGCGCTGCGGCTGGTGCAGCGCTTCGAGCAGCAGGTGGAGCGCCTGGGCAACGCCAGCGCGGCGCTGGTGCTGCCGGAGGACGAGGCCCTGTGTCCCGCCTGCCCCGTCTGCCACGCCCCCCTGCCGCCCGACAGCGAAGACTGCCCGGCCTGCGCCCGCGCGCAGCAGCCGCCCACCTCCACCTGGGTGCTGCTGCGCCTGTGGCGCTTCGCGCGCCCGTACAAGAAGCAGCTCGCGGCGGGCTTCGCGCTCACGCTGGCGTCCACGGCGGCCTCGCTGGTGCCGCCGTACATGACGATTCCGCTGATGGACGACATCCTCATTCCGTACCAGAGCGGCCAGCAGATCTCAGCCTCCCTGGTGGCCATGTACCTCGGCGGGCTGCTGCTGGCGGCGCTGCTGGCCTGGGGGCTGGGCTGGGCGCGCACCTACATCCTGGCGCTGGTGTCCGAGCGCATCGGCGCCGACCTGCGCACCACCACCTACGAGCACCTGATGCGCCTGTCGCTGGACTACTTCGGCAGCAAGCGCACGGGCGACCTGATGGCGCGCATCGGCTCCGAAACCGACCGCATCAACGTCTTTCTCTCGCTCAACGCACTCGATTTCATCACCGACGTGCTCATGATCTGCATGACGGCGGCGATCCTGTTCTCCATCAACCCCTGGCTGGCGCTGGTCACGCTGGTGCCGCTGCCGTTCATTGCCTGGCTGATCCACAACGTGCGCGACCGCCTGCGCACCGGCTTCGAGCGCATCGACCGCGTGTGGAGCGAGGTGACCAACGTGCTCGCTGACACCATCCCCGGCATCCGCGTGGTCAAGGCCTTCGCCCAGGAAAAGCGCGAGGCGCAGCGCTTTCGCGCCGCCAACCAGCACAACCTGGAGGTGAACGACCGCCTGAACAAGACCTGGAGCCTGTTCTCGCCCACCGTGTCGCTGATGACCGAGATCGGCCTGCTGGTGGTCTGGGGCTTCGGCATCTGGCTGGTGGCGCACAACCAGATCACCGTCGGCGTGCTGGCGGCCTTCATCGCCTACATCGGGCGCTTCTACACGCGGCTCGACTCGATGAGCCGCATCGTCTCGGTCACGCAGAAGGCGGCGGCGGGGGCCAAGCGCATCTTCGACATCCTGGACCACGTGAGCAACGTGCCCGACCCGGCCCATCCCGTGAAGGTCGATGGCGTGCAGGGCGCCATCGAAATGCGCGACATTGGCTTCCGCTACGGCAGCCGCACGGTGGTGCGCAACCTGTCGCTGCAGATCCGCCCCGGCGAGATGATCGGCCTGGTGGGCCACAGCGGCTCGGGCAAGAGCACGCTGGTCAACCTCATCAGCCGCTTCTACGACGTGAGCGACGGCGCCATCCTGGTCGATGGCGTGGACATCCGCCGCATGGCCGTGGCCGACTTCCGCCGCCACATCGGCCTGGTGCTGCAGGAGCCGTTCCTGTTCTTCGGCACCGTGGCCGAGAACATCGCCTACGGCAAGCCCGAGGCCACGCGCGAGGAAATCGTCGCCGCCGCGCGCGCCGCGCATGCGCACGAATTCATCCTGCGCCTGCCGCACGGCTACGACAGCCTGGTGGGCGAGCGCGGCCAGGGCCTGTCGGGCGGCGAGCGCCAGCGCATCAGCATCGCGCGCGCGCTGCTCATCGACCCGCGCATCCTGATCCTCGACGAAGCCACCTCCGCCGTCGATACCGAGACGGAGAAGGAAATCCAGAAGGCGCTGGACAACCTGGTCAAGGGCCGCACCACCATCGCCATCGCCCACCGCCTGTCCACGCTGCGCAAGGCCGACCGGCTGGTGGTCATGGACCGGGGCGAGATCGTCGAGGTCGGCCCGCACGACGAACTGATGGAAAAGCAGGGCGCCTACTGGCGCCTGTACGAGGCCCAGGCCCGCCGCGCCGAGGAAGACGCCCAGGCGGCCGGCATCCTGCCGCCGTCCCATTCCGCCCACCCGGCGGGCAAACTGTGA